The following are encoded together in the Drosophila takahashii strain IR98-3 E-12201 chromosome X, DtakHiC1v2, whole genome shotgun sequence genome:
- the PPP4R2r gene encoding serine/threonine-protein phosphatase 4 regulatory subunit 2 — protein sequence MVTMENSDEILQILERFTRLKQKEIPKELEDYLQYVAKTGDTIFKWSSLKYLFREKLLSVIKHFNEDSPRLEEIPNYPNVDPFNYETMKSSLLERLDLFNAAPFTVQRLCELLIDPRKQYSRIDKFMRALEKNILVVSTIDPGRKRTESENGDSLDSVVNGDLSLEVNIDIEMENEALFNNGNAEEGSAPSSGSAGGAQKVSCPRSEDNDMPKAKKAKLEIEGDGEERSEAADEVPAEPEAEGAVVASKAKKDKEEKSDNDETDSPQEAAEIEEPDEEVEEAKQAVNGSKKESEQEESSPASADEDEEDPMLSKSPEAEKEPVAVAKEKEEEGKKETVEPKEEIAKKQEDEKTDKSEEKVEKLDKKQAAEKAETEKEEPAAKAKAEKEQKEEEKQEEKPAPVAAEKQDEKEAAETEPAAAAEKPADEEAAPAAESKPKTKSEAKPEAETKESQPEKTETEPAKEPLPEEKNEAAAEPAAAEAEAEAEEKKEDETTAAEAVTKEPVEESQDGEASSPVVEELAAATTPQSPLGAADSAAETPPADAADDSQASPLAAVTPPTLALNDQPMEDTPAEEEPRVEEVVMAESGPAAEMATEETAAKDEPAAMEVDDTSQEVMDQ from the exons ATGGTCACCATGGAGAACAGCGACGAGATCCTGCAGATCCTGGAGCGCTTCACGCGGCTCAAGCAAAAGGAGATACCCAAGGAGCTGGAGGACTACCTGCAGTATGTGGCCAAGACCGGGGACACCATCTTCAAGTGGTCCAGCCTCAAGTATCTGTTCCGCGAGAAGCTACTCAGCGTGATCAAGCACTTCAACGAGGACTCGCCGCGTCTGGAGG AGATCCCCAACTACCCGAATGTTGATCCCTTCAACTACGAGACCATGAAGTCCTCGCTGCTCGAGCGCCTGGACCTCTTCAATGCAGCTCCTTTCACCGTGCAGCGCTTGTGCGAGCTGCTGATCGATCCCCGCAAGCAGTACTCGCGCATCGACAAGTTTATGCGCGCCCTGGAGAAGAACATTCTGG TGGTCAGCACCATTGATCCGGGACGCAAGCGCACCGAAAGCGAGAACGGCGACTCCCTGGACTCGGTGGTCAACGGCGACCTCTCGCTGGAGGTCAACATCGACATTGAGATGGAGAACGAGGCGCTGTTCAACAACGGCAACGCCGAGGAGGGTTCGGCGCCCAGCTCCGGTTCGGCGGGTGGTGCCCAGAAGGTCAGCTGCCCGCGATCGGAGGACAACGACATGCCCAAGGCCAAGAAGGCTAAGCTGGAGATCGAGGGCGATGGCGAGGAGCGCTCGGAGGCCGCCGATGAAGTGCCCGCCGAGCCGGAGGCCGAAGGGGCCGTCGTGGCCTCCAAGGCCAAGAAGGACAAGGAGGAGAAGAGCGACAACGATGAGACTGATTCCCCACAAGAGGCTGCCGAGATCGAGGAGCCCgacgaggaggtggaggaggcCAAGCAGGCTGTGAACGGCAGCAAGAAGGAGAGCGAGCAGGAGGAGAGTTCCCCGGCCTCTgccgacgaggacgaggaggaccCGATGCTGAGCAAATCCCCAGAGGCCGAAAAGGAACCAGTAGCCGTTGctaaggagaaggaggaggagggcaaGAAGGAAACGGTGGAGCCAAAGGAGGAGATCGCCAAGAAGCAAGAGGATGAGAAGACCGACAAGTCGGAGGAAAAGGTGGAGAAGCTGGACAAGAAGCAGGCTGCTGAAAAGGCTGAGACCGAAAAGGAGGAGCCTGCTGCCAAGGCAAAGGCAGAAAAGGagcagaaggaggaggagaagcagGAGGAGAAACCCGCTCCAGTTGCAGCGGAGAAGCAGGACGAGAAGGAAGCTGCCGAGACTGAgcccgcagcagcagcagaaaagcCCGCTGACGAGGAAGCAGCTCCCGCTGCCGAATCGAAACCGAAGACCAAGTCTGAGGCCAAGCCAGAGGCCGAGACCAAGGAGAGCCAACCCGAAAAGACTGAAACCGAGCCGGCCAAGGAGCCGTTGCCGGAGGAAAAGAATGAGGCTGCCGCcgagccagcagcagcagaagcagaggcagaggcagaggaGAAGAAAGAGGACGAGACTACTGCCGCTGAGGCAGTCACCAAGGAACCGGTCGAGGAGTCGCAGGATGGGGAAGCCTCCAGCCCTGTGGTCGAAGAACTGGCCGCCGCCACAACACCACAATCTCCGCTGGGCGCCGCCGACTCGGCTGCCGAGACGCCGCCCGCCGATGCGGCCGATGATTCGCAGGCTTCGCCTTTGGCAGCCGTCACTCCGCCGACTTTGGCCCTCAACGACCAGCCCATGGAGGACACTCCGGCCGAGGAGGAGCCGCGCGTCGAGGAGGTGGTCATGGCCGAAAGCGGCCCGGCCGCCGAAATGGCCACCGAGGAGACGGCCGCCAAGGACGAACCGGCCGCCATGGAGGTCGACGACACCAGCCAGGAGGTGATGGACCAGTAA
- the LOC108067042 gene encoding dnaJ protein homolog 1, whose translation MAKDFYKILGIGRGASDDEIRKAYRKLALRYHPDKNKHVQAEERFKEVAEAYEVLSDKRKRDLYDALGEEGLRRGSSEQRSDEGMASGGSGSFSYQFHGDPRATFAQFFGSSDPFTMFFEDMEHFFLPNDNEEFSERTGRLPQDPPILHELHIALEDIASGCTKRMKISRLSLTSNGLPIREDKVLNIEIRPGWKSGTKITFRREGDQLPNRVPADIVFVLRDKPHRVFRREGSDLHYTANISLKEALCGARLVVPTLQGEQLELCTKGEVIKPQSTRRFPGHGLPHPKENSSRGAIVVSFAIQFPDSISKQLTSSLASLLPN comes from the coding sequence ATGGCCAAGGACTTCTACAAGATACTGGGAATCGGGCGCGGAGCCAGCGACGATGAGATCCGGAAGGCGTACCGCAAGCTGGCGCTGCGCTACCATCCGGATAAGAACAAGCATGTCCAGGCGGAGGAGCGCTTCAAGGAGGTGGCCGAGGCCTACGAGGTGCTGTCGGACAAGCGGAAGCGCGACCTCTACGACGCGCTGGGCGAGGAGGGACTGCGTCGTGGTTCGTCAGAGCAGCGCAGTGATGAGGGCATGGCTTCCGGAGGATCAGGATCCTTTAGCTACCAATTCCACGGCGATCCGCGCGCCACCTTTGCCCAGTTCTTCGGCTCCAGCGATCCCTTTACCATGTTCTTCGAGGACATGGAGCACTTCTTCCTGCCCAACGACAACGAGGAGTTTAGTGAACGCACCGGCCGACTTCCCCAGGATCCGCCCATCCTGCACGAGCTGCATATTGCTCTAGAGGACATAGCCAGCGGTTGCACCAAGCGCATGAAGATCTCCCGCCTTTCGCTCACTTCCAACGGCCTGCCCATCCGCGAAGACAAGGTGCTCAACATCGAGATCCGTCCGGGCTGGAAGTCCGGCACCAAGATCACCTTTCGCCGCGAGGGCGACCAGTTGCCCAACCGAGTGCCCGCCGACATAGTCTTCGTTTTGCGGGACAAGCCGCATCGGGTGTTTCGCCGCGAGGGCAGCGATCTGCATTACACCGCGAACATTTCGCTGAAGGAGGCGCTTTGCGGTGCCCGCCTGGTGGTGCCAACGCTCCAAGGAGAGCAGCTAGAGCTCTGCACAAAGGGTGAGGTGATCAAGCCGCAGTCCACGCGCCGCTTTCCTGGCCACGGATTGCCGCATCCCAAGGAGAACAGCAGCCGTGGCGCCATTGTCGTCAGCTTCGCCATTCAGTTTCCGGACTCGATCTCCAAGCAGCTCACCTCCTCGCTGGCCAGCCTGCTGCccaattga
- the LOC108060904 gene encoding leucine-rich repeat-containing protein 58 produces the protein MEVYTSDSSDTDSREQKTLDFGRMSLDLVTLEDHLASPQKALLRSSGDIETMLLNHNQLVGLPRVLLQFANLKILDLSSNAITSLPDAVCQLPLVTLIAKNNLLTNASLPKSLLAKMANGGGSTSNSTLKELNLSGNQLTHFPEQVTELRHLKYLYLGGNKISGISKDIWKMQSLHVLSLGGNQISEVPEAVGSLNQLQALVLCDNLIEILPTSIARLKNLKSLLLHKNRLRHLPKDIVALKNLTELSLRDNPLVVRFVQDMALKPPTLLELAGRMVKASGQRPGPYDIPRTLAEYLQSANCCVNPNCKGVFFDNRVEHIKFVDFCGKYRVPLLQYLCSSKCIEPEQPAARGSTVPAANASSGFMMRKVLLG, from the exons ATGGAGGTGTACACGTCCGATAGCTCGGACACGGACTCGCGGGAGCAGAAGACCCTGGACTTTGGCCGCATGAGCCTCGATCTCGTCACACTGGAGGACCATCTGGCCTCGCCGCAGAAGGCTCTGCTCCGGTCCAGCGGCGACATCGAGACCATGCTGCTCAACCACAACCAACTGGTCGGCCTGCCCCGCGTCCTGCTGCAGTTCGCCAATCTGAAGATCCTGGATCTCAGCTCCAATGCGATCACCTCGCTGCCGGACGCCGTCTGCCAACTGCCGCTCGTGACGCTGATCGCCAAGAACAACCTGCTGACCAACGCCTCGCTGCCCAAGTCGCTGCTGGCCAAGATGGCCAACGGAGGTGGCTCCACTTCCAACTCCACGCTCAAGGAGCTCAATCTGAGCGGCAACCAGCTGACCCACTTCCCCGAACAGGTCACCGAGCTGCGCCACCTCAAGTATCTCTATCTGGGCGGCAACAAGATCTCCGGCATTTCGAAGGATATCTGGAAGATGCAAAG CTTGCATGTATTGTCTCTGGGTGGCAATCAGATCAGCGAAGTGCCCGAGGCAGTGGGCTCCCTTAACCAGCTGCAGGCCCTCGTCCTCTGCGACAACCTGATCGAGATCCTGCCGACGAGCATCGCCCGGCTGAAGAACCTGAAGTCGCTGCTGCTCCACAAGAACCGCCTGCGCCACCTGCCCAAGGACATTGTGGCCCTGAAGAACCTGACGGAG CTGAGTCTGCGCGACAATCCGCTGGTGGTGCGCTTCGTGCAGGACATGGCCTTGAAGCCGCCCACCCTGTTGGAACTGGCCGGGCGGATGGTAAAGGCCAGCGGCCAGCGACCAGGACCCTACGACATTCCCAGGACCCTGGCCGAGTACCTGCAGAGCGCCAACTGCTGCGTGAATCCCAACTGCAAGGGCGTCTTCTTCGACAATCGCGTGGAGCACATCAAGTTCGTGGACTTCTGCGGGAAGTACCGGGTGCCGTTGCTGCAGTACCTCTGCTCCTCCAAGTGCATCGAGCCGGAGCAGCCGGCGGCGCGGGGCTCCACCGTGCCGGCTGCCAATGCCAGCAGCGGCTTCATGATGCGCAAGGTGCTGCTGGGCTAG
- the LOC108060862 gene encoding transcription factor grauzone: protein MICRLCLRCLSPGSAVFLFETDDTLAETRLVKMIAKFLQLEILPDDGISTSVCTDCCEHLEDFNGFWQLVEQKQCSLKKEFLTVDVDCVAMKWTGGVDVDVNIDELPLAAGDMDEKPLDLHNLSLLGSVLDVNVDSVEVREPGQVKEQLPCGSEEEEQDKKPRLLASDSEPEAMQPEEDSSDDEPLVRLQTKMRPKPPKRKAKVRTNKAESAHSLHRELEDLLDDGSKRRRRRATGGTAEQRAPTEVQESELQAVLERKPKGCSRAQLAKSYEEAIASYMSASCDLCEFSAPYLSELKTHFLEAHQREFYIKCCGKIFTRASKLMDHIRKHVNPNLFTCSICQKSLNSQDYLATHIETVHNKVAQIDKVLKFPCPKCERTFSSERRLANHLAKHDTDQLEHTCEICCKSFANIHRLRRHIQSIHEDLHRHVCDICGKKFKFKPSFDRHLLEHQGVVAPAVECPVCGVWLKNEHSLRLHRFTHDSTDTVCPHCGKTCTSRTALRGHVKYAHKLTTNLQCTFCEKTFKQQRNLDEHMAIHTGLQLYNCPHCPKECRSRSNMYVHIKQRHADEWLRAKMARSHNPQFKPGSGDV, encoded by the exons ATGATTTGTCGACTGTGCCTGCGGTGCCTCAGTCCCGGTAGCGCCGTCTTCCTCTTCGAGACGGACGATACGCTGGCGGAGACGCGGCTGGTGAAGATGATCGCCAAGTTTCTGCAGCTGGAG ATCCTGCCCGACGACGGCATCTCGACCAGCGTCTGCACCGACTGCTGCGAGCATCTGGAGGACTTCAACGGCTTCTGGCAGCTGGTGGAGCAGAAGCAGTGCTCGCTGAAGAAGGAGTTCCTCACTGTGGACGTCGATTGCGTGGCGATGAAGTGGACGGGCGGCGTCGACGTGGACGTcaacatcgatgagctgccgcTGGCGGCGGGCGACATGGACGAGAAACCGCTGGACCTGCACAATCTCAGCCTACTGGGCAGCGTCCTAGACGTGAATGTGGACAGTGTGGAGGTGAGGGAGCCGGGCCAGGTGAAGGAGCAGCTGCCCTGCGgctccgaggaggaggagcaggacaaGAAGCCCCGCCTGCTGGCCAGTGATAGCGAGCCGGAGGCGATGCAGCCAGAAGAAGATTCCTCGGATG ATGAGCCCCTGGTGCGGCTGCAGACCAAGATGCGGCCCAAGCCGCCCAAGCGCAAGGCCAAGGTGCGCACGAACAAGGCGGAGAGCGCACATTCCCTGCACCGCGAACTGGAGGATCTGCTGGACGACGGCAGCAAGCGGCGAAGGAGAAGGGCGACTGGAGGAACAGCGGAGCAGCGTGCGCCCACCGAGGTGCAGGAGTCCGAACTGCAGGCCGTGCTCGAGCGCAAACCGAAGGGCTGCTCCCGCGCCCAGCTGGCCAAAAGCTACGAGGAGGCCATCGCCAGCTACATGAGCGCCAGCTGCGATCTGTGCGAGTTTAGTGCTCCCTACCTCTCCGAGCTGAAGACGCACTTCCTGGAGGCGCATCAGCGAGAGTTTTACATCAAGTGCTGCGGCAAGATCTTCACGCGAGCCTCCAAACTTATGGATCACATCCGCAAGCATGTCAATCCCAATCTATTTAC CTGCTCCATTTGCCAGAAGTCGCTCAACTCGCAGGACTATTTGGCCACCCACATTGAGACGGTGCACAACAAGGTCGCTCAGATCGACAAGGTGCTCAAGTTCCCCTGCCCCAAGTGCGAGCGCACCTTCAGCAGCGAGCGCCGGTTGGCCAATCACCTGGCCAAGCACGACACCGACCAGTTGGAGCACACCTGCGAGATCTGCTGCAAGAG CTTTGCCAACATCCACAGGCTGCGACGCCACATCCAATCCATCCACGAGGACCTGCACCGCCACGTCTGCGACATCTGCGGCAAGAAGTTCAAGTTCAAGCCCTCCTTCGATCGCCACCTGCTGGAGCACCAGGGCGTGGTGGCGCCGGCCGTCGAGTGCCCGGTGTGCGGCGTCTGGCTGAAGAACGAGCACAGTTTGCGGCTGCACCGCTTCACGCACGACAGCACGGACACCGTGTGCCCGCACTGCGGCAAGACCTGCACCTCGCGCACAGCTCTTCGCGGTCATGTGAAGTACGCCCACAAGCTGACCACCAATCTGCAGTGCACCTTCTGCGAGAAGACCTTCAAGCAGCAGCGCAACCTGGACGAGCACATGGCCATACACACGGGCCTGCAGCTGTACAACTGTCCGCATTGCCCGAAGGAATGCCGCTCGCGTTCTAATATGTACGTGCACATCAAGCAGCGGCACGCGGACGAGTGGCTAAGGGCCAAAATGGCCCGTTCGCACAATCCCCAGTTCAAGCCGGGATCCGGCGACGTTTAA